A window from Gemmatimonadaceae bacterium encodes these proteins:
- a CDS encoding nucleoside permease, which yields MTAVRVKLSTMMFLEYFVWGAWFVTMGTYLGTSLKFDGTQVGLAYGATAIAAMISPFFVGMVADRFFATEKILALLHIVGGIVLWIASTMHGFGGFYAVLIVYALCYMPTLALTNSISFDHMTDPTREFPLVRVLGTIGWIVAGLIVGFLKLEATAVPLQLAAAASIVLGLFSFALPHTPPHAAGKTITVRDVLGLDALSLLKDNAFAIFILGSFLLCIPLQFYYTFTNPFLNEIGMQDAAAKMTLGQFFEIGFMLLLPWALSRLGVKRILLLGMAAWAVRYLFFAFGNVTVNVWMLYAGIILHGVCYDFFFVTGQIYVDQRARVSIRAAAQGFLAFITQGVGLFIGSLLSGPVVDRYRLPGGAHDWRSVWLVPACGAAVIFVLFAMLFRPRVPTEEPKPAAAIAA from the coding sequence ATGACCGCGGTTCGCGTCAAGCTCTCGACGATGATGTTCCTTGAGTACTTCGTCTGGGGCGCCTGGTTCGTCACCATGGGGACGTACCTGGGGACGTCGCTCAAGTTCGACGGCACGCAGGTCGGCCTCGCCTATGGCGCCACGGCCATCGCGGCGATGATTTCGCCGTTCTTCGTCGGTATGGTGGCCGACCGGTTCTTCGCCACCGAGAAGATCCTGGCGCTGCTCCACATCGTGGGGGGCATCGTGTTGTGGATCGCATCCACGATGCACGGGTTCGGCGGGTTCTACGCCGTGCTCATCGTGTACGCGCTCTGCTACATGCCGACGCTGGCGCTCACCAACTCGATTTCTTTCGACCACATGACCGACCCGACGCGGGAGTTTCCGCTCGTGCGGGTGCTGGGCACGATCGGGTGGATCGTGGCCGGGCTCATCGTCGGCTTTCTCAAGCTCGAGGCGACGGCGGTGCCGCTGCAGCTGGCGGCGGCGGCCTCGATCGTGTTAGGCCTATTCTCGTTCGCGCTGCCGCACACGCCGCCCCACGCCGCGGGCAAGACGATCACCGTGCGCGACGTGCTCGGCCTCGATGCGCTGTCGCTGCTCAAGGACAACGCGTTCGCGATTTTCATCCTCGGCTCGTTCCTGCTCTGCATCCCGCTGCAGTTCTACTACACGTTCACCAACCCGTTCCTGAACGAAATCGGAATGCAGGACGCCGCGGCCAAGATGACGTTGGGCCAGTTCTTCGAGATCGGCTTCATGCTGCTGCTGCCGTGGGCGCTGTCGCGGTTAGGCGTGAAGCGGATTCTGCTGTTGGGCATGGCGGCGTGGGCGGTACGCTATCTCTTCTTCGCGTTCGGCAACGTCACGGTGAACGTGTGGATGCTCTATGCCGGCATCATCCTCCACGGCGTCTGCTACGATTTCTTCTTCGTGACGGGGCAGATCTACGTCGACCAGCGCGCCCGCGTGTCGATCCGCGCCGCGGCGCAGGGATTCCTGGCGTTCATCACGCAGGGGGTCGGTCTCTTCATCGGCTCGCTCTTGTCCGGTCCCGTGGTTGACAGGTACCGGCTGCCAGGCGGCGCCCACGACTGGCGGTCGGTGTGGCTCGTGCCGGCATGCGGGGCGGCGGTGATTTTCGTGCTCTTTGCCATGCTGTTCCGTCCGCGGGTGCCGACGGAAGAGCCCAAACCGGCGGCGGCCATCGCCGCCTAA
- a CDS encoding alanyl-tRNA editing protein, protein MTTRLYYSDAYQTEFDARVVERADDGRRIYLERTAFYPTSGGQPHDTGTLGGAAVRDVIDEGERIAHVVDAPVERDSVTGRIDWARRFDNMQQHTGQHLLSAVVADLFGWATVSVRFGAGVSTLDVDVASITPEQAARAERRANEIVFENRPVTVSYEEAATASGLRKASAREGTLRIVTIADLDRSACGGTHVRATGEIGAILVGKIDKVRQSARIEFVCGMRAVERARADHDALSRLAQSLSAAPHEVADLVARQSTRLKDADSRLRQLETELASRVARERYDAAQPDTAGVRRVVERRVAGSLDELRPLALATSSLPRAMFIGAVESPNASVLVAASEDSGVDAGRTLKAVLADAGGRGGGSARLAQGTLPSRDALDGAMASLGGAR, encoded by the coding sequence ATGACCACACGCCTCTACTACTCCGATGCGTACCAAACCGAATTCGACGCGCGCGTCGTGGAGCGCGCAGATGACGGCCGCCGAATCTATCTCGAGCGCACCGCCTTCTATCCGACGTCGGGTGGACAGCCGCACGACACGGGCACGCTCGGCGGCGCCGCCGTTCGCGACGTGATTGACGAAGGCGAGCGCATTGCGCACGTGGTCGACGCTCCGGTGGAGCGAGACTCGGTCACCGGCCGCATCGACTGGGCGCGCCGCTTCGACAACATGCAGCAGCACACGGGGCAGCATCTCTTGTCCGCCGTGGTGGCGGATCTCTTCGGTTGGGCAACCGTGAGCGTGCGCTTCGGCGCCGGCGTTTCGACACTCGATGTCGACGTCGCTTCGATCACGCCCGAGCAGGCGGCGCGCGCCGAGCGCCGCGCGAACGAAATCGTATTCGAGAATCGGCCCGTGACCGTGTCGTATGAAGAAGCTGCAACCGCGTCCGGACTGCGCAAAGCGTCGGCGCGTGAAGGGACCCTTCGCATCGTGACTATCGCCGACCTCGACCGCAGCGCCTGCGGCGGCACGCACGTGCGCGCGACCGGAGAGATCGGGGCGATCCTCGTAGGGAAGATCGACAAGGTGCGTCAGTCGGCGCGGATCGAGTTCGTGTGCGGGATGCGTGCGGTCGAGCGAGCACGGGCCGATCACGACGCGTTGTCGCGGTTGGCGCAGTCGCTCTCGGCGGCGCCGCACGAAGTGGCCGACCTCGTCGCGCGGCAGAGCACGCGCCTCAAGGACGCCGACTCACGGCTGCGGCAGCTCGAGACGGAGCTGGCATCGCGCGTCGCGCGCGAGAGGTACGACGCCGCGCAACCGGACACCGCCGGCGTGCGACGCGTGGTCGAGCGGCGTGTCGCGGGCTCGCTCGACGAGCTGCGGCCGCTCGCGCTTGCGACGTCGTCGTTGCCGCGCGCGATGTTCATCGGCGCCGTCGAGTCGCCGAATGCGTCGGTGCTCGTTGCCGCGTCCGAGGATTCCGGCGTCGACGCCGGGCGGACGCTCAAGGCCGTGCTCGCCGACGCCGGCGGGCGCGGGGGCGGATCGGCGCGGCTGGCGCAGGGCACCCTTCCCTCGCGCGACGCGCTCGACGGTGCGATGGCATCCCTCGGCGGTGCCCGTTAG
- a CDS encoding NAD(P)-binding domain-containing protein yields MRIGIIGAGHIGGNLARRLTAAGYDVSIANSRGPESLVDVASKTGARPVWAKDAAREKDLVIVTIPEKDVKELPKDLFASAKADTVVVDTGNYYPKRDGKIASIEDGTTESRWVSEQLGRPVVKAFNTIYAHNIVDRPRPKGDDKRLALPVAGDDTRAKQVVMKVIDEIGFDSVDAGGLDDSWRQQPGTPVYGTELDANGVKRALSEAHHERPKEFRA; encoded by the coding sequence ATGAGGATCGGCATCATTGGCGCGGGGCACATCGGAGGAAACCTTGCGCGGCGGCTGACGGCCGCCGGGTACGACGTCTCGATCGCGAATTCGCGCGGTCCCGAATCGCTGGTCGATGTCGCATCGAAAACGGGCGCCAGGCCCGTGTGGGCGAAAGACGCGGCGCGCGAGAAAGACCTCGTCATCGTGACGATTCCCGAAAAAGACGTGAAAGAGCTGCCCAAGGATCTCTTCGCATCCGCGAAAGCCGACACGGTCGTCGTGGACACGGGCAACTACTATCCCAAGCGCGACGGAAAGATTGCATCGATCGAAGACGGCACGACAGAAAGCCGCTGGGTGTCGGAGCAGCTGGGGCGTCCGGTGGTGAAGGCATTCAACACGATCTATGCGCACAACATCGTCGATCGGCCGCGGCCCAAAGGCGACGACAAGCGGCTGGCGCTGCCTGTCGCCGGCGACGATACGCGGGCGAAGCAGGTGGTGATGAAGGTGATCGACGAAATCGGCTTCGACAGCGTGGACGCGGGGGGCCTGGATGATTCCTGGCGGCAGCAGCCGGGCACGCCGGTGTACGGCACGGAGCTCGACGCGAACGGCGTCAAACGCGCGCTGTCCGAGGCGCACCACGAGCGGCCGAAGGAATTCCGCGCCTAA
- a CDS encoding ADOP family duplicated permease encodes MRRARNAKGSLGSGSTGRGWNRVPSWLDGLQTDARLSLRSLRRRPALAAGIVVTLAVAIGVTVAAFAIVNAVLLAPLPVRDQDHLVVLRLRNASQPAALGDIALTNGFLDSLRARSTAFRAFGRVFSAGATPFAARYGDHLTTLATTAVGGELFEVLGARPALGRLMRPSDDSAGAEPPLVLSYAAWRSTFGGDSQVVGRIVAVQGMQARVLGVAVPGFDYPEGTEAWVSLDQMERPYGADRSPDGGYFNLVGRLRDGATMSAARADFSAVARTYGSRSMGPAASRVVEVASYATAVTGKTRTVLLVVGAAALLVLLVACINVAGLLLARGVERTPDLVVRAAIGASRARIVRQLLTESAMLAALGGVAGLALAAALVRLGVGLAPADWPRLDQVHISGAVVAFAVGLTAFAVLLFGVTPALSIAVPHLERELRSSGVRVSADHRTSRLRSAVVVVQVAFAVVILAGAGLVARSLAHIDEIDLGFTPRQQLIAGLELMVPPTTDTAELARYGARFRSLVTQSVQRLAVTPGVVGVTTTAVEPFSATGLTSHYLAAGQPPEAASHNPMVDWDVAAPGYFQALGMRLERGRFFGPQDVPNGTPTAVVSEALARAAWPGRNPIGQQLSLGLSNAHRKWYTVVGVVADTRFRGLTQAPRPAVYVSAPGEAFLGVWLAVRTRGNPRSMLPALTRIVRDIDPDAGIRKVETGAALLSAQTARARALATTLGVLAATVLLLAALGVFALLAALVRGRTHEIGVRMALGASDRNIRWLVAAHAVRMGALGAGIGLALALAGTRVLRTQLYQVTATDPLTMAAVVLVLIAAVLVAAYLPARRATRVDPMIALRAE; translated from the coding sequence ATGCGGCGTGCTCGCAATGCGAAAGGATCGTTAGGCAGCGGCTCGACTGGCCGCGGCTGGAACCGTGTCCCGTCCTGGCTGGACGGGTTGCAGACGGACGCGAGGCTGTCACTGCGCAGTCTGCGTCGACGGCCGGCCCTCGCAGCCGGGATCGTTGTCACTCTCGCCGTCGCGATCGGCGTGACGGTGGCGGCCTTCGCGATCGTCAACGCGGTGCTGCTGGCGCCGCTGCCGGTGCGCGATCAGGACCACCTCGTCGTGCTTCGTTTGCGCAATGCATCGCAGCCGGCGGCTCTCGGCGACATCGCGCTCACGAATGGATTCCTCGACTCCCTGCGTGCTCGGAGCACGGCCTTTCGTGCGTTCGGGCGCGTGTTCTCGGCTGGGGCGACCCCGTTCGCGGCACGCTACGGCGATCACCTGACGACCCTCGCGACGACTGCGGTCGGCGGCGAATTGTTCGAGGTCCTCGGCGCGCGTCCTGCGTTAGGCCGGCTCATGCGGCCCTCGGACGACAGCGCCGGTGCAGAACCGCCGCTCGTGCTCAGCTATGCGGCGTGGCGGTCGACGTTCGGCGGCGACTCGCAAGTCGTCGGCCGCATCGTGGCGGTCCAGGGAATGCAGGCCCGCGTCCTCGGTGTTGCGGTACCGGGGTTCGATTATCCCGAAGGAACCGAGGCCTGGGTCTCGCTCGACCAAATGGAACGGCCGTACGGAGCAGACCGATCGCCCGATGGAGGCTATTTCAATCTTGTCGGCCGGCTCCGCGACGGCGCGACCATGTCTGCCGCGCGCGCCGATTTCTCCGCCGTGGCGCGAACATACGGGTCACGCTCGATGGGCCCGGCGGCAAGCCGCGTGGTGGAGGTCGCCTCGTACGCGACCGCCGTAACAGGCAAGACCCGGACGGTGCTGCTCGTGGTCGGCGCCGCGGCGCTGCTCGTGCTCCTCGTGGCCTGCATCAACGTCGCGGGGTTACTGCTGGCTCGTGGCGTCGAACGGACACCGGATCTCGTGGTCAGGGCGGCCATCGGCGCATCGCGTGCACGCATCGTGCGGCAGCTCCTCACCGAGAGTGCGATGCTCGCTGCGTTAGGCGGAGTCGCCGGGCTCGCGCTCGCCGCGGCGCTGGTGCGGCTCGGCGTCGGACTGGCCCCGGCAGACTGGCCGCGGCTCGATCAGGTGCACATCAGTGGTGCGGTCGTCGCGTTCGCCGTGGGCCTGACCGCGTTCGCCGTTCTCCTGTTCGGGGTCACGCCGGCCCTGTCGATTGCCGTACCGCATCTCGAGCGTGAGTTGCGGTCGAGCGGCGTTCGGGTATCCGCCGACCATCGCACCAGCCGGCTTCGGAGCGCTGTCGTCGTCGTGCAGGTCGCTTTCGCCGTCGTGATTCTGGCGGGTGCGGGGCTGGTTGCGCGGAGTCTCGCGCACATCGACGAGATCGATCTTGGATTCACGCCTCGACAGCAGCTCATTGCGGGACTCGAGCTCATGGTGCCGCCGACCACGGATACCGCCGAGCTCGCGCGCTACGGCGCGCGCTTTCGCAGCCTGGTGACGCAATCGGTGCAGCGTCTTGCCGTGACACCGGGCGTCGTCGGCGTCACCACCACGGCCGTCGAGCCGTTCTCGGCCACGGGTTTGACATCGCACTACCTGGCCGCCGGTCAGCCGCCGGAGGCGGCCTCGCACAACCCGATGGTCGATTGGGACGTTGCAGCGCCGGGCTACTTCCAGGCGTTGGGCATGCGCCTCGAGCGCGGCCGGTTCTTCGGACCCCAGGACGTGCCTAACGGAACGCCCACGGCGGTGGTCAGCGAGGCCCTGGCGCGTGCGGCATGGCCCGGACGCAACCCCATTGGGCAGCAGCTCAGCCTGGGGCTCTCGAACGCCCATCGGAAGTGGTACACGGTGGTCGGCGTCGTGGCCGACACGCGCTTTCGCGGCCTAACGCAAGCGCCGAGGCCTGCGGTATACGTCTCGGCGCCGGGAGAAGCGTTCCTCGGCGTCTGGCTCGCCGTTCGCACGCGGGGCAACCCGCGATCCATGCTCCCGGCGCTCACCCGCATCGTACGCGACATCGATCCCGACGCCGGCATCCGCAAGGTCGAGACCGGGGCCGCGCTTTTGTCCGCCCAAACGGCGCGCGCCCGCGCGCTCGCCACGACGTTAGGCGTTCTGGCCGCGACCGTCCTCCTGCTGGCCGCATTGGGCGTTTTCGCGCTGTTGGCCGCGCTGGTCCGCGGACGCACGCACGAGATCGGCGTCCGCATGGCACTCGGCGCGTCCGACCGGAACATTCGGTGGCTGGTGGCCGCGCACGCCGTACGCATGGGCGCTCTTGGGGCCGGTATCGGCCTCGCGCTCGCCCTCGCCGGCACGCGGGTTCTCCGCACGCAGCTCTATCAGGTAACGGCAACGGATCCACTCACCATGGCCGCGGTGGTTCTCGTGCTCATCGCCGCCGTCTTGGTGGCTGCGTACCTGCCGGCGCGGCGCGCGACGCGTGTCGATCCGATGATCGCCCTGCGCGCAGAGTAG
- a CDS encoding sugar phosphate isomerase/epimerase — MDSERRDFLRNAGGMLAAGVLLGARAVPHVARSQSAPKARLGQLGLQLYTVRSLMDRDVEGTIAAVAAIGYKEVELAGLHDKTAKEMRAILDRHGVRARSSHSSMQDIRRNWDRTLDDAAMLGQTYIVNPWIDEPERTVAGYTKAAHEMTVAAEAARKRGIGFAYHNHDFEFAPVDGRLGYDILLAESDPALVKMELDIFWIVKGGQDPQRYFAQHAGRFPMIHAKDITRDGRMVDVGKGTIDWPRIFRYAKRAGLEYTFVEHDEPPSPIADAETSFTYLHGLTF; from the coding sequence ATGGACTCCGAGCGTCGCGACTTCTTGCGGAACGCCGGCGGCATGCTTGCCGCCGGCGTTTTGCTTGGCGCGCGGGCCGTGCCACACGTCGCCCGCAGTCAGAGTGCGCCGAAGGCCCGGTTAGGCCAACTCGGCTTGCAGCTCTATACCGTTCGCAGCTTGATGGATCGGGATGTGGAAGGCACGATCGCGGCCGTTGCGGCAATCGGCTACAAGGAAGTCGAGCTCGCCGGCCTCCACGACAAGACCGCCAAGGAAATGCGCGCGATCCTGGACCGGCATGGAGTTCGCGCGCGGTCGTCCCATAGCAGCATGCAGGACATCCGGCGCAACTGGGATCGCACGCTCGATGACGCCGCGATGCTCGGCCAGACCTACATCGTCAATCCCTGGATCGATGAGCCCGAACGCACCGTCGCCGGGTACACCAAGGCCGCGCACGAGATGACGGTGGCCGCCGAAGCCGCGCGCAAGCGGGGCATCGGCTTCGCCTACCACAATCACGACTTCGAGTTCGCGCCTGTCGATGGACGCCTCGGATACGACATCCTGCTCGCCGAAAGCGATCCCGCCCTCGTGAAGATGGAGCTCGACATTTTCTGGATCGTGAAGGGCGGCCAGGATCCGCAGCGGTACTTCGCGCAGCACGCCGGGCGCTTCCCGATGATCCATGCGAAAGACATCACCAGAGACGGCAGGATGGTCGATGTGGGCAAGGGCACGATCGACTGGCCTCGAATCTTCCGCTATGCCAAGCGCGCCGGGCTCGAGTACACCTTCGTCGAGCACGACGAGCCACCGTCGCCGATCGCCGACGCAGAAACCAGCTTCACCTATCTGCATGGTCTGACGTTCTGA
- a CDS encoding Bax inhibitor-1/YccA family protein, with product MARSNPALRESVFRNAIAGVSAERMTVSGTAFKSLLLVALTIFSAGWVWTATVSNPAVVGPAVMIGVFGGLIVALVAMFKPQTSPITAPLYAVLEGLALGAISAIYAAAYHGLVLQAVGLTFTVALGMLLAYQSGLIRATPMFRRIIISATIGIMLFYVLTMVLGLFHVSMPILWSSSPLGIGLSVVFAGVAALNLILDFDLIERGAQMGAPKYMEWYGGFALLMTLVWLYLEILRLLSRLRR from the coding sequence ATGGCACGTTCGAATCCCGCGTTGCGTGAATCTGTTTTCCGGAACGCCATTGCCGGCGTAAGCGCCGAGCGAATGACCGTCTCGGGCACGGCGTTCAAGTCGCTGTTGCTCGTGGCACTCACGATTTTTTCGGCCGGGTGGGTGTGGACGGCAACGGTGTCCAATCCCGCGGTCGTCGGCCCGGCAGTCATGATCGGCGTGTTCGGCGGGTTGATCGTTGCGCTGGTTGCGATGTTCAAGCCCCAGACGTCGCCGATCACCGCGCCGCTGTACGCGGTGCTCGAGGGACTGGCGCTCGGCGCGATCTCGGCGATCTATGCCGCGGCGTACCACGGCCTTGTGCTCCAGGCGGTCGGCCTCACGTTCACCGTCGCGTTAGGCATGCTGCTGGCGTATCAGAGCGGCCTCATCCGCGCCACGCCGATGTTCCGCCGCATCATCATCTCGGCGACCATCGGCATCATGCTGTTTTACGTGCTCACGATGGTGCTCGGCTTATTCCACGTGTCGATGCCCATTCTGTGGAGCTCCAGTCCGTTGGGCATCGGCTTGAGCGTGGTGTTTGCCGGCGTCGCGGCGCTCAACCTGATCCTCGACTTCGATCTCATCGAGCGCGGTGCGCAGATGGGCGCTCCGAAATACATGGAGTGGTACGGCGGATTCGCACTGCTCATGACGCTGGTCTGGCTGTACCTGGAGATCCTGCGCCTCCTGTCCCGGCTTCGCCGGTAA
- a CDS encoding DUF983 domain-containing protein gives MRLPIEWSLPSPPKMIVRAVRLRCPRCGGSGIWRSWFKTKHACPTCDLVFERGESEDYWLGAYMFNLVAAELVSVGIAVIVIIVLWPNVPWNLVWGLSVILAILMPVLFLPFARNLWLAFDLMFRPPHPDHAAQDRVPPGSH, from the coding sequence ATGAGATTGCCAATTGAATGGTCGCTGCCGTCGCCGCCCAAGATGATCGTGCGCGCCGTGCGTCTGCGTTGCCCACGATGCGGCGGGAGCGGGATCTGGCGGTCCTGGTTCAAGACCAAGCACGCGTGCCCGACTTGCGATCTCGTCTTCGAGCGCGGCGAATCCGAGGACTACTGGCTCGGCGCCTACATGTTTAATCTCGTGGCGGCCGAGCTCGTATCCGTGGGGATCGCGGTGATCGTCATTATCGTGCTGTGGCCCAACGTGCCGTGGAACTTGGTATGGGGTCTGTCGGTGATTCTTGCGATTCTGATGCCCGTCCTGTTCCTGCCATTCGCGCGCAATCTCTGGCTCGCGTTCGACCTCATGTTCCGGCCGCCGCATCCCGATCATGCAGCACAGGACCGAGTGCCGCCGGGTAGTCACTAG